The genomic stretch AAGATATATAATCGGATTGCTGTTTTGCGCCACGATCAAGGGATTAGCCGGAAAGAATTGGCTAAAAAAGTGAAGGTAAATTATCAAACCATTGGATATTTGGAGCGCGAAGAGTATAATCCCAGCTTAGATTTAGCTTTTCGGTTTAGCGAGGTATTTAAGCAGCCGGTTGGGTTTATTTTTTCTACTGAACCGCAGAAACCATTGAGTCAAATAATACAAGAAAATAAATAA from Bacteroidales bacterium encodes the following:
- a CDS encoding helix-turn-helix domain-containing protein; amino-acid sequence: MKSRKIYNRIAVLRHDQGISRKELAKKVKVNYQTIGYLEREEYNPSLDLAFRFSEVFKQPVGFIFSTEPQKPLSQIIQENK